A genomic stretch from Hoplias malabaricus isolate fHopMal1 chromosome 4, fHopMal1.hap1, whole genome shotgun sequence includes:
- the rfwd3 gene encoding E3 ubiquitin-protein ligase rfwd3.S: MEDMEVDVQLAAGGFAVGSVGVEVPIIIPDSGSSTEVEDEGESDRRPEGGGIGPADRPRLAATQVVRRRRRARPGLRFQYSTQTTLLNRGPLDFLLRVSAGSDTEPISGSTEEASDSEEEGNNGQSTDSRSNAEPVPVPNSSQPTPVVVPPVQESSATDPTVAAQVNRAEPLLQSQAQTVPAETSGTSATAVHSDTVDDGEEGEGETCSICFEPWTTSGEHRLATLRCGHLFGFTCIDRWLKGQGAKCPQCNKKAKRTDIVLLYARKLRALDNTEQESLKRSLEQEQSLRRRAELESAQCRLQLQVVTDECGKLRKEVQELRRLMAQTASSSSHSQITPSSLSQTQESSSTGHYVFAKAVLVSQAGGCRVLAYCEPISCLLASQPSPHSTLVPGYGVKKISAVNLKASHYVPIHIKQIRGLAFNKQQDSLLLSAALDNTVKLTSLWTNTVVQAYNTGKPVWSCSWCHDNNNYIYAGLSNGSVLVYDTRDTSTHVQELAPLRSSCPVVSLSYLPRAASSLFPCGGLIAGSLEGGCFWEHVDGTTYRPHVLPLESGGCTDIQVEPESRHCLVTYRPGRANPSLRCVLMELNRSPQTNSSQAPVCFCAPVQTFTAGSSCKLLTKNTVFKSPAGNSSTLVCAGDEGSNSTMVWDAGRGALLQKLPADLPVLDICPFGMNQEHYLASLTEKMLKIYKWE; this comes from the exons ATGGAGGATATGGAGGTGGATGTACAGCTAGCAGCAGGAGGGTTCGCTGTTGGCTCAGTAGGGGTGGAGGTGCCCATAATCATTCCTGACTCTGGGAGCAGCACAGAAGTGGAGGATGAAGGGGAAAGTGATAGGAGGCCTGAAGGAGGAGGCATTGGTCCAGCTGACAGGCCACGACTTGCAGCGACTCAGGTTGTCAGGAGAAGACGGCGAGCTAG ACCAGGCCTGAGGTTCCAGTATTCCACTCAGACTACACTTCTGAACAGAGGCCCTTTGGATTTCCTGCTCAGGGTGTCAGCAGGAAGTGACACAGAACCAATCTCGGGCAGCACAGAGGAGGCGAGTGACTCTGAAGAGGAGGGAAACAATGGACAGAGCACAGATTCAAGATCTAATGCAGAACCTGTCCCTGTGCCTAATAGCAGCCAGCCAACTCCAGTGGTGGTACCTCCAGTTCAGGAGTCTAGTGCTACAG ATCCTACTGTTGCTGCTCAGGTTAATAGGGCCGAACCTCTACTGCAGTCTCAAGCtcag ACTGTGCCAGCAGAGACTTCTGGTACCTCTGCAACTGCTGTCCACTCAGATACTGTTGATGACGGTGAGGAAGGAGAGGGTGAGACCTGCTCTATATGTTTTGAACCATGGACCACTTCAGGGGAGCATCGCCTTGCCACTCTGCGGTGTGGCCACCTGTTCGGCTTTACATGTATTGACCGGTGGCTGAAGGGCCAGGGAGCTAAATGTCCACAG TGCAACAAGAAGGCCAAGCGGACGGATATTGTCTTGCTTTATGCACGTAAACTAAGGGCTCTGGACAACACTGAGCAAGAGAGTTTAAAGAG ATCATTAGAGCAGGAGCAGAGCTTGCGGAGGAGAGCAGAGTTGGAATCTGCTCAGTGTCGTCTACAGTTACAAGTAGTAACAGATGAATGTGGGAAACTCCGGAAAGAGGTTCAG GAGCTGAGGAGGTTGATGGCTCAGACTGCATCAAGCTCATCTCATTCCCAGATCACTCCGTCTTCATTGTCTCAGACACAGGAGTCATCCAGCACAGGACATTATGTCTTTGCAAAAGCTGTTCTTGTGTCGCAAGCTGGTGGCTGTCGTGTACTAGCTTACTGTGAGCCCATCAGCTGTCTGTTGGCCTCTCAACCCTCCCCTCATTCCACCCTGGTCCCTG GGTATGGAGTAAAAAAGATAAGTGCTGTCAATCTGAAAGCCAGTCATTATGTTCCTATACACATTAAACAGATCAGAGGTCTTGCTTTCAACAAACAGCAAGATAGCCTGCTGCTTTCTGCAGCTCTTGACAATACTGTCAAACTCACAAG TTTATGGACCAACACTGTGGTTCAGGCTTACAACACGGGTAAACCTGTTTGGAGCTGCAGTTGGTGTCACGACAACAACAATTACATCTATGCTGGCCTGAGCAATGGCTCTGTGCTGGTGTATGACACGCGGGACACTAGCACTCATGTGCAGGAGCTTGCACCTCTCCGCTCCAG TTGTCCGGTTGTATCCCTGTCCTACCTCCCCCGTGCAGCATCCAGTCTGTTCCCTTGTGGGGGCCTCATTGCTGGTTCTCTTGAAGGGGGATGTTTCTGGGAGCATGTGGATGGCACCACCTACAGACCTCATGTTTTGCCTTTAGAATCTGGGGGCTGCACAGATATACAAGTGGAACCAGAGAGCAGACACTGTCTGGTCACATATAGACCTG GTCGTGCAAACCCTTCTCTGCGCTGTGTTCTGATGGAGTTAAACCGAAGCCCTCAAACAAACTCCTCTCAAGCACCTGTCTGCTTCTGTGCTCCTGTCCAGACCTTCACTGCTGGCTCTTCCTGTAAATTGCTCACAAAGAACACTGTGTTTAAGAGCCCTGCTGGCAACAGCTCCACGCTTGTGTGTGCAGGAGACGAGGGATCCAATTCAACcatg GTGTGGGATGCTGGTAGAGGTGCCTTGCTACAGAAGCTGCCTGCAGATCTTCCTGTATTGGACATATGCCCTTTTGGGATGAACCAGGAACATTACCTAGCCTCTCTCACTGAGAAGATGCTGAAGATCTATAAGTGGGAATGA